The genomic stretch TGGGACTTTGGGTCTCTGGGTTCCAGCTCAGCAGCAGAGGTACTAGTACTGTAGCTGGTAGTGCAGGCACATGGGATCGGAAAACCACCTTTCCCGCTTTGTTCTTCCAGCCCAGCCAACAAGTTTGTAGCTATTTTCCTGCATTAAAACTCCCCTCTGTTTGAAATATCtagagtaatttttcttttcctgactaATACAACCTGTTAAAGAAGCTGAAGCTCTGATAAGTTAAATGCCCAACAATGGTCTTGAATAGCTAGCAATTTTTGTTACTATTGGTAAGTAAATCTAGACACCACTTTTTAGTCCCTTTTTTAAAAGAGGACTGGTTTATCTATGATGAAtaaatgattgattgattgattgattgattgatttttactttttcttttttttttttttttgagatggaatcttgctctgtcacccaggcgggagtacagtggcgtgatctctgctcactgcaagctccgccttctgggttcacgccattctcctgcctcagcctcctgagtagctgggactacaggcactcgccaccacgcctggctgatttttttgtatttttagtagagacggggttttaccttgttagccaggatggtctcgatctcctgacctcatgatccacccgcctcggcctcccaaagtgctgggattacaggcatgagccaccgtgcccggcctaatttattAAAACTTTCGGGTGGTCAGGTAATTCTGATTTGTCAGCCATATTTCTAAATTATCATTGTATTTTATCTTACAGTTCTTTACAATGTAGAAAATCTTATTTGCATGTTGTTTACCTCTAATAATCATGTTTTAAATCTAGAGATGCCCaattttgaataaaatggaaGCCTTTCTAAAAGACTATAATTTTAAGTGATAATATTCCATTCATATAATAATTGCTACTTCACATGTGCACAGTTGAGTGCCCTAAATACTAAACTTAAAGAAACTAAACTAATACTTCAGATGATTGCTAAACTCTTAATATCTATTTCTCAATTTCAAAGTTGAAAACcagcaacttattttttttttttgagatggagtcttgctctgtcacccaggctggagtgcagtggcgcgatctcggctcactgcaagctccgcctcccgggttcacgccattctcctgcctcagcctctccgagtagctgggactacaggcgcccgccaccacgcccggctaatttttttgtatttttagtagagacggggtttcaccgtggtctcgatctcctgacctcgtgatccgcccgccttggcctcccaaagtgctgggattacaagcgtgagccaccgcgcccggcctgaaaaccAGCAACTTATAACctaaaacaatgtttttttctgtttctcctttctaAAGCTCTTTCACCATGCCTGGATCACTTCCTTTGAATGCAGAAGCTTGCTGGCCAAAAGATGTGGGAATTGTTGCCCTTGAGATCTATTTTCCTTCTCAATATGTTGATCAAGCAGAGTTGGAAAAATATGATGGTGTAGATGCTGGAAAGTATACCATTGGCTTGGGCCAGGCCAAGATGGGCTTCTGCACAGATAGAGAAGATATTAACTCTCTTTGCATGACTGTGGTTCAGAATCTTATGGAGAGAAATAACCTTTCCTATGATTGCATTGGGCGGCTGGAAGTTGGAACAGAGACAATCATCGACAAATCAAAGTCTGTGAAGACTAATTTGATGCAGCTGTTTGAAGAGTCTGGGAATACAGATATAGAAGGAATCGACACAACTAATGCATGCTATGGAGGCACAGCTGCTGTCTTCAATGCTGTTAACTGGATTGAGTCCAGCTCTTGGGATGGTATGTTACATGCCTATTCCCCGCCGTCCcccaaaatttttttctaaggttCAATAGACCCAAATGACACTTTAATTAATGCAATATGCAAACTTTTGTCATTTATCCTTGTTTAGATATATTAAGAAAGATATTATACCTGTCTGTCGTTATCCGAATTGTGAATTGGTTATCTTATCTTGTAGGACAAATGGTCTATTCAAAATTTAGTCAATGGATGACAGAGCCTTGGcagatgaattaaaaaaaaaaattagagcattttgtttctttatcaaagaagggaaaagcatattCTGGGGAAAATATAACAGACTTCAGTTTCCATGTATGGTTATAGTGTTGAATTCCTTcttgtgaaataacaaaaaatatttttcaggacGGTATGCCCTGGTAGTTGCAGGAGATATTGCTGTATATGCCACAGGAAATGCTAGACCTACAGGTGGAGTTGGAGCAGTAGCTCTGCTAATTGGGCCAAATGCTCCTTTAATTTTTGAACGAGGTAAGTGCTTAGgaaagcatttttgttttttttttttagcacaatATGCtgagaaatttgaaaatagaaatagGAGCTGTCGCTTACTTAATGGTCATTAAATGCAGGTACTACTTGCTAAGAGCTTTATGTGTGTtatcatatttatgtttttttttcttttttttttttttgagaccgagtttcgctcttgttgcccaagctggagtgcaatggcacgatctcggctcactgcaacctgtgcccccaggttcaagtgattatcctgcctcagcctcctgagtagctgggattacaggcacgtaccaccatgcctggctaattttttgtatttttagtaacagagtttcaccatgttagccaggctggcgtcaaattcctgacctcaggtgatccgcccccctcaacctcccaaagtgctgggattacaggcataagccaccatgcctggcctgtatttaatctttatagcagttttatgAGGTAGGTGGTGTCACCCACTTTACAGAGAAGTGGGTTAATGTAGGGTTTAAATGATAAATAGTAACTTGCTCATAGTCACTGGCAAGTTTAATTTGTCTTCAGTATAGTAGAGTAACTGTGATCTCTGTTAGAGTTATGAAACTGGCATGGAAAGTTGTATACCAAAGGAGTCTTAGGACTGTCCATGGATACTGTTATGTGTCATTTCGCTTATATTGGCTTCACTTTGTGATTTCTCTAAGTGGTGAGAATTGATCAGATAGTTAAGGAGGGTCCTTAGATAATGCAGCATACTTACTAACATACAGACATCAAGAAGCAGAAATATATAGATATCTTCCTTTTGGATTCTAATAGGGCTTCGTGGGACACATATGCAACATGCCTATGATTTTTACAAGCCTGATATGCTATCTGAATATCCTATAGTAGATGGAAAACTCTCTATACAGTGCTACCTCAGTGCATTAGACCGCTGCTATTCTGTCTACTGCAAAAAGATCCGTGCCCAGTGGCAGAAAGGTAAGTTTTACCCATTTTccttggttttggtatcagttgAGAGCAGTGTAATGTACTAGGTATCTTTGGTAAGCAACTCCTTTGTGggcatttttcatttaatgtccTTTTACCATTAATTCCTCATTCACCAAACAACGTTTTCCCATAGTTTCTGGGAAAGTGTAATTTACTAGAAGAGGTAAACTTTGGAACTGAGGTGTATCTCTGCAAAAATATTTAGGTCGGTTTACCTCTTGTAAGAAAACCAAACTGGAGAAAAGAAGGTAAGttgaattttgttcatcttttgagAGAGGTATTTTAACAAAGTTTTGGACTACAGCTGTGATTCAGGGAAAACTAATGAAAATGAACTACTAAAGTGATCTTCCCCCAAAAATAATCTCTTTGCACTTGACCTGtgaatttgtatttgtttttttactgtCATCATTAATCTGGAAATTTGTTGAGGCACTGAAAGGACAGTATTTGAGTTAGTGCTATCATAACACATTATTACATAAAGTATACTTTTTCTATAGTCCAACTTTGCTTTTTAGAGGTTATGAGAAAGGGTTAAAAATCATATTCAATGACAAATATCAGTGAATTTAGTGGCTTTGGATAAGAAGCATTCTTGCAGTATATATTAACAGAACAGTggttttctaacttttttattAGGACCCACAGTAAGAAGTACATGTTACATTGTATGTGTATGCCAGACTGAAACAAAAATGTCATGACATTACTTACCCTTGCTGCAAGTTATGCAGTTTGCTATTTTGctactgcattttgttttttaaaatactcttttattaaaaaaaataataataatcctgacCCACTAAATTGATTATGTAACCTGCTAATGTGTATGACtcttaaatttgaaaattagtgACATAGTACATATTGTTTCATCTTTCAGtgtctttttaaatgtatattttaaggtATAGAGAGGTTTCATTATACCGTGTATTTGTGGTTGCTgtttaaacatatacaaatatcCTAGCTTTATTCTAAAGTcaaactttaaaatttcatggCTTATATGAATTTCATAGTTTCCTTGGACTTCTCTTTCAGAGGGAAATGATAAAGATTTTACCTTGAATGATTTTGGCTTCATGATCTTTCACTCACCATATTGTAAACTGGTTCAGAAATCTCTAGCTCGGATGTTGCTGAATGACTTCCTTAATGACCAGAATAGAGATAAAAATAGTATCTATAGTGGCCTGGAAGCCTTTGGGTAAGAGGAGCTATTATGAGTTTTTTCCTTCTATATTAGAACATTTTTAATATCTGTTAAGCTGTTATTTGTACAGACCTGAGAAATTGAGAGTCAGAAGAATCTTAGAAGTCATCCGGTCTAATCTATGTGTCTCAATCAGTGAAGAATCTAAGTCCAGAGAGGTGGTAGTTACATGCACAAATTCTTTAGACatttctattcagattttctgatttctttcttttagctCCATTCATGTTGTCTTGATAAAATAACTGCACAAGGGCCTATATTCACTACAGCAGGCTCTTAACTCCTTACCTCTCTCAGCACCCATGCCCTTTTCCATCCTGCACACTGCCACAGCTGAAGTCAGCATTTGTACTCCACCTGCCTTTTTCTCACTTTAGGCTCCGTAGCATGCTATGCGTGTTCAACTCATTTtgtttctccctgtgtctcttgtGTGTCCTTTCTCTATCTGATAAAATTATACTTGACTTTTAAAACTTGGCTCCTGTAATACCATGACTTTTCTAACTAAATAAACATTATTATGGACTTGAAATAGTATTCTATTCAGTGACAATAAAGCTACAGTGGGTCTATTAACCTATTCAAATCAAGCAGTCTTAACTTGATTATGAAAACTTTTGAGAAAAAGAACcatatatatacaactattatgaTTTCTCTAGCAATTAGATTGCTGCTACTTGGCttttaataaatgagaaaacaattaTATACACTTAAAGATTTGAATCCTAATTAGGCCTGCTGTTTAGTGTAATAAAAACATAGGCTTTGAACActgtaaaactgtaaaataaatctTTCAGGGATGTTAAATTAGAAGACACCTACTTTGATAGAGATGTGGAGAAGGCATTTATGAAGGCTAGCTCTGAACTGTTCAGTCAGAAAACAAAGGCATCTTTACTtgtatcaaatcaaaatggaaatatgTACACATCTTCAGTATATGGTTCCCTTGCATCTGTTCTAGCACAGTAAGTATAAATTTCACCTACTACTTAACTCCCCTTATTTGGGAGATGTTAGATTTCTAAGACCAAATCTGGTGTCAAGCATGTTGGTGGTAGATCACAGAAAATTTTATCTTGAGGCTTTCTAATCTGCTGTTGTCCATTGACTTGAAAGGTGTATAGGTTGAGGCTACAGTTCTTCCAGAACTATTTGTTAATTTCATACTGGCTTTCCCGGCTTCTGTTTTCATGGTTTTTTAATTCTTGACCTACAGTTGAACCATAAATACCTGGTTGATGAAGTAACTTGTTTTGTGGCATGACTTTCACAAGCTCTGTCATTCCCCACAAGATGAAAACTCATGTGCTGCAATATTAAAACTAAGTTAGATTCCCTACTGTAATATTAACACTTTGAGTTAGATCCTTAAAACTTTAAGTTAGATTCTACTTTAACTTACAGCCTAAATTTTTATTGCTACTTGTATAGCTTCCCACACACTGTAGCTTTGGATCAGTTAAACTTCTTAACTATTGTTATACCCTACATAGGTACTCACCTCAGCAATTAGCAGGGAAGAGAATTGGAGTGTTTTCTTATGGTTCTGGTTTGGCGGCCACTCTGTACTCTCTTAAAGTCACACAAGATGCTACACCGGGTAAGTGCTGAATCTTTCAACAAGAATGTATTGAgaactgaggctgggcacagtggctcacacccataatcccagcactttgggaggtcgaggcgggcagatcacctgaggtcaggagtttgagaccagtctggctaacatggtgaaaccccatctctactaaaaatacaaaaattagctgggtgagttggtgcatgcctgtagtcctagctactcgggaggctgaagtaggagaatcgcgtgaatccaggagagggaggttgtagtgagccaagatcacaccactgtgctccagcctggatgacagagcgagactctttcaaaaaaaaaaaaaaaaagaatgtattgagAACTACTCTGGGGAAGTTGATTTAGCAATCTTCTCAAGTGAGCACCTGAATCTGTCCCACAGATCATTACAATATTTtagtcttcattatttctttcagtAGGTTTTTACTCTCTGCCCTAAAaatctatccaaaaaaaaaaaaaaaattctacattatCTGGATAAAGGATAGGACTAAGTTATCTAATTTTTATAGGCTTATGGTCTTGGCTATATTTAAGGTCACTTTTGTGCTTTCCCTGAGCAGGAAAGAGCAAAAATGTAGAGATAAACTGATGAAAACTtgacattactttttaaaattataccacgggccaggtgcaatggctcacacctataatcccaacacttcaggagtctgaggtgggaggattgcttgaggccagatgttcaaggccagcctgagtaacatagtgagaccccatctctataaaaaataataataataaaataattataccatGGATTAATTGTAGACAAGttatttttagtttcaaattCTACCTATTTCCTAACTTGTCTAGTGGCAGATACTCAATAATAGATTTCTAGTCTGACATCATAGGAGATTTGTCAAATAGGTATCATCTTATCTTTTAACTAATCAATAGCCAGTagttttaacaaaaatgaaaagttgttttgTCTCATTTGGCAACATTTACTTAGGCTTCTTTTGGacatgatttttcaaaaaaatcttttaatgttGAATTATTCCCTGTTTTAGGATCTGCTCTTGATAAAATAACAGCCAGTTTATGTGATCTTAAATCAAGGCTTGATTCAAGAACTTGTGTGGCACCAGATGTCTTTGCTGAAAACATGAAGCTCAGAGAGGACACCCATCATTTgggtaaaaatattaaatgttcttTAAGTTAACCCAAAAGCTTATTTGGAGGGCTGATATCATTAAGGATGCTACATATAAGATAAGGATATCAAGACTTTACTCAGTACTAATCTGATGTCAGTGAAAATTATTGGGATATATGAAActtatctttagttttattacCAGATGAATTGTATATCATAACTAATTGTAGAtattctctccctttcctttagtCAACTATATTCCCCAGGGTTCAATAGATTCACTCTTTGAAGGAACGTGGTACTTAGTTAGGGTGGATGAGAAGCACAGAAGAACTTACGCTCGGCGTCCCACTCCAAATGATGACACTTTGGATGAAGGAGTAGGACTTATGCATTCAAACACAGCAACTGAGGTAAATAAAAGAGTTCCCATCTCCATATCTTAGGGTTTAGGAGACCTAACTGGGATTTAGCAACTTAAATAAATGTTAGTAAAGAAGAGTAATTCGTAGTAAGGGCTCTGGGAGTAGATTCTAGCTGTACTATTTCCAGTTGTATAAAGTGTTTTGCatttgaattattaatatttaaagaatatacagtaaaggccgagtgcggtggctcatgcctgtaatcccagcactttgggaggctgaggcaggcagatcatgaggtcagtctctactaaaaatacaaaaattagctgggcttggtggcacgtgcctgtagtcccagctactcaggaggctgagtcaggagaatcacttgaaccagggagtcagaggttgcagtgagctgagatcacaccactgcactccagcctggcaacagcaagattccatctcaaaaaaaaaaaaaaaaaaaaaaaaaaatacagtaaatactAGGTTTTATTAATGATACCAGGATTTAAAGGAAGACTGATATAGAGAAAAGGTTCATTTGTGATGTGTGTCTTTGTGAGAGATGGAGTAGAGGGACAAGGATCCTTTCACATCTCATCCCAGATCATGGTCAAAATCTGTCCTCAAATTGTCAAGAAGTAACAATCATAGCTATGATTTGAATTCCTCTTATCTGCTAGGCACTTtacttacattttcttatttaatccttacaacaacctccTTGAAGTTTATAAATGATACTGTCCTCCCTTTAGAGACGAGCCTCCAAGAAGTTACATTACTTGCCCAGGATTATAGGTAGTAAGTGGTGAAGCCGGGTTATAAACTAAGGACTTTATAACCTTGAAACTACTTATTTATCTGCTTATTACAAGTTTGGTAAATGGATAGTCTTGCTTTTTGCTACTATACAAATTAGGTAGCAAGTCAAACCGCCACTGTTTGAGTTGCAAATACAAGATGTAACAAGTAAAATACTGTATGTGGTGGGTCTCTGTGGCAGGCTTCCTCTCCCCCCATATGGATAATTGTATACTAAATTCACCATAAGGTGAAAAATGGGTATTGAGTTCCTTTCATGAAAagttatatagaatatatatttagcATAAACTTCTCCAGAGTTGTCCTTTATTAAGTTTCTTTACAGAAACTTTAATTGGTGCCATGATTCTTGTGGAGGAAAGAATCATAAGAGCCAtcaacttttttcctttcattttagcATATTCCAAGCCCTGCCAAGAAAGTACCAAGACTCCCCGCCACAGCAGCAGAACCTGAAGCAGCTGTCATTAGTAATGGGGAACATTAAGATACTCTGTGAGGTGCAAGACttcagggtgggggtgggcatgGGGGTGGGAGTATGGGAACGGTTGGAGGCATGGGATATCTGGggataattttaaagaattacaTGTTACGTAAATTTTTATGTGACTGACATGGAGCCTGGATAACTATCGTGTACTTGGGAAAGTCTCTTTGCTTAATTTGCTGACATGCTTCCTGTTGTGGTCTAGCCAATGCCAAATGTACTCGAATGATGTTAAGGGCTCTGTAAAACTTCATACCTCTTTGGCCATTCGTATGcatgatgtttggtttttaaaCATGGTATAATGAATTGTGTACTTCTGTCAGAAGAAAGCAGAGGTACTAatctctaattaaaaaattttttaacatgtAAGAATTTTGTACTTTGAACAACAAGATTACAGAAAGTACTTGTGGTTTTGGGAAAACATTTCTAGCTTGGGGAATGTGACAACATTCCCAGTGTGGTAAAATTGGAgtaaaatgtggtaaaatgtgATATGCACAAACCCTTTgaaaatagcaaaacaaacatGCCCTTTTTCTAAAATTGAAGAAAAGAGTTGGGACAATAAAACACTGGCTCTGGAATCTGGAATGTTAAGTCCAGGCCAGCAGTGTCAAAAGTTATTGTAATGACCTCTGAACTGCCATTGAACAGGCTTCTGGTATAGAAAACATGGTACATTCAGGAGCTGTGAATATAGCTCTAGGTATGCTCCTGAATCAGTTCATGGTAGATTATGCTGAACAACAGTGAGATGTTATTGGAGGTGTGGATGAGGGAGTTTGTTGTTGCAATCCTTCTTTGCaccttattttaaagaataaatgaaacatttttctggttgcttttttaaaaatttaaaatggaaggGAAGAATAGGGGCAGGGCATTATTAGGCTATTTCTGATGCTTCAGTGTTATAAATTCAACATATAGGCTGACAACCTAAATTCATGGTGTAACAcgtgaatttttttcctttttttttttttttttggtatctgtTCAATGAAAATAAGGTACGACCCAAGTTTTTACCTAGTCTGACTAGAAGTATTCCACTTCAAGGTCTGAAGCAGGacttttaccttaaaaaaaaaaaaaaaaaaaactatcacacAGGATAGATAAGAAGATTGGTTAAACAGTTTTGTGTAGATCTTTTTGGTGCTGAACTATGACATGAGCCTTATAGATTGTAAAATAGAGATAGTTGGAACTAATGTACAgaactaaattttttaaactttatttgctgttaaattctgtgaagtttcagttatctaaaataaacatacacaaatatgAAATGTAATGTTTCAGATTGCAAGGTAATATGTAATAGTAGTGTTTGTATTATACTCTTGTCTAATATTAACTAGTAGTATTTTGATTTGTACAGTCATAATTTGTTAAAATGACTTCATTTAACATTCACTGATACAGATTAATAATGTAAGTTCTGATTTAAAGAATGGTGGGAAAATGGTGCATGTAATACTTTTGCAAGTGTTGGGGAGATCGGTATGTTTTGAAAAGAGTAATTTAACTTTTGGGTGCCAGGAAATGGGTTTTCTCAAAGTCCATTGCCGGCAATGGGCAGGCCTACAAATACTGGCACAGAGCATTAATCATACACCTTATTAACGGTGAGGTGAATAACTTTGAAATAAAGTTTTAGAGAAATATTTCAGATACTTGAGTATTCTTTTTCACTCTAGAACTAACAACTTAGGCAAGAAATCAgctaatattctatttttaaatatgggcattaatttcatttcagttcattcactcattccattcatttatcatttcacaaacatttgaaatcctaataTAAGCAAGGTGCTCTGCTTAAGGCAGAAATTTGAAAATGTACAAGTTGTATGGTCTTGTCTTTAAGGAGCTGTTCATCTAGAATGGAGGAATTTACACTGATAATTATTTCTACACTTGAAACAAATTAACTCTCAAATTGGGTGGCAAGCATATATAGACtttgctataaatatttatgaaatgagtTACTGTTTTCCTTAAAAAAGCTAAGACTAAGGGCTGGCAATCAAGAGCAAATTTAGTGGTGAACATAGAACTGCCCACTACCAGCTAGAGCCTCCAACCTAAAAGTCCCATGTTGCTAGTGATCCCCAGGGGTTTTATAGAAGGAATCCCTGCATTGGCAGTAATTTTGGATTAGATGATCCCTAAGAGCACTGTCAACTCTTAGGATTCTATGAATTAGGAAATAAACCgaattatatattttctaatactgatcagctcatattttatcaTCATGTCATGTCTGGCTTTCATACTTAGTAATAATTTACTTTCTGGGTCATTTAGAGGCTAGCCTTCTCTAAGGTCACTTCTGCTTGCACATTCTAGGGTATTATTTAGTATGGCTTTAAGAATTCAATCTTTCCCCCTCTCCTTTATGGAATGTGTGTTTCCTCTATTTGTACACTTAACTTGTTgtcctaagtttttatttttatggatacTAATGAGTAAGTTTGAGGTTGACACTAGACCCAAACAGATGCAAGCAGCCACTTTCTGTCCTCTTGTGACACAGTTGAAACACTTTATCTCTTGTCTGCTCTTGGAGTGTCCTGAAAGAAACACTGAAGTGGAAGTCAACAGAGCAAGGGTAACAGgatctttaaataatttaaagttgTCTAATCTTGACATAAAAGTGGTGAaccctttctttaaaatttctagcAACTGCTCTTAAGTCATAGgttcctcattttttctttactGGTGGTGGGAGAAAATAGTTGatctgtgatttttgttttcatctcCCCAAATTATGTTATAAAGGCAGTACTTTGATGCTGAAGATTATGATTAGAAATCCTCAGATGGTTTATATATTGGGgctttatcttttaatattaaaaagaatgtCTTTCCTGGACTACTTTATTCAGTAGTGAGCGCTATTCATTCTGTGTATATTCCTTATTCAGCCTTGCAGACTCCTGTGGGATCTGGTCTCTGCCTGCTTCAACTCAGTACCATACTCACCAAGGCTTAGTATGTCTTCACCCACTCTCCCTTCTCTTGCATTCCTCAAACATGCTGAGTTTATTCCAGCCTTAAGCCTTTGATCTATGCATCAGAAATGTTGGGCCCCACTTCAGATCTTGTCTGCCCTGCCTTCTACTCCAGTCACTGCTGTGGCAACTAATTCCATGAAGTCTTTGACTAGGTTCTCAGAGAATATGACAGTACCTCTCTTTGGATTCTAGCTGTATa from Symphalangus syndactylus isolate Jambi chromosome 16, NHGRI_mSymSyn1-v2.1_pri, whole genome shotgun sequence encodes the following:
- the HMGCS1 gene encoding hydroxymethylglutaryl-CoA synthase, cytoplasmic isoform X2, coding for MPGSLPLNAEACWPKDVGIVALEIYFPSQYVDQAELEKYDGVDAGKYTIGLGQAKMGFCTDREDINSLCMTVVQNLMERNNLSYDCIGRLEVGTETIIDKSKSVKTNLMQLFEESGNTDIEGIDTTNACYGGTAAVFNAVNWIESSSWDGLRGTHMQHAYDFYKPDMLSEYPIVDGKLSIQCYLSALDRCYSVYCKKIRAQWQKEGNDKDFTLNDFGFMIFHSPYCKLVQKSLARMLLNDFLNDQNRDKNSIYSGLEAFGDVKLEDTYFDRDVEKAFMKASSELFSQKTKASLLVSNQNGNMYTSSVYGSLASVLAQYSPQQLAGKRIGVFSYGSGLAATLYSLKVTQDATPGSALDKITASLCDLKSRLDSRTCVAPDVFAENMKLREDTHHLVNYIPQGSIDSLFEGTWYLVRVDEKHRRTYARRPTPNDDTLDEGVGLMHSNTATEHIPSPAKKVPRLPATAAEPEAAVISNGEH
- the HMGCS1 gene encoding hydroxymethylglutaryl-CoA synthase, cytoplasmic isoform X1; the protein is MPGSLPLNAEACWPKDVGIVALEIYFPSQYVDQAELEKYDGVDAGKYTIGLGQAKMGFCTDREDINSLCMTVVQNLMERNNLSYDCIGRLEVGTETIIDKSKSVKTNLMQLFEESGNTDIEGIDTTNACYGGTAAVFNAVNWIESSSWDGRYALVVAGDIAVYATGNARPTGGVGAVALLIGPNAPLIFERGLRGTHMQHAYDFYKPDMLSEYPIVDGKLSIQCYLSALDRCYSVYCKKIRAQWQKEGNDKDFTLNDFGFMIFHSPYCKLVQKSLARMLLNDFLNDQNRDKNSIYSGLEAFGDVKLEDTYFDRDVEKAFMKASSELFSQKTKASLLVSNQNGNMYTSSVYGSLASVLAQYSPQQLAGKRIGVFSYGSGLAATLYSLKVTQDATPGSALDKITASLCDLKSRLDSRTCVAPDVFAENMKLREDTHHLVNYIPQGSIDSLFEGTWYLVRVDEKHRRTYARRPTPNDDTLDEGVGLMHSNTATEHIPSPAKKVPRLPATAAEPEAAVISNGEH